The genomic segment CTTGTGCTGCAAACAGTTCTGATATTCTTTGTTGCCTACGGTTGGGCGAAGTGGTGGAAATTGCCCCACAATGTTGCTGCACCTGCCGGAATGATTGGAGCAAGCAATTTCTTTGAGTTGGCGGTGGCAGTGGCTATTTCTCTTTTCGGCTTACAGTCCGGTGCTGCACTGGCTACCGTAGTGGGCGTATTAGTGGAAGTCCCGGTAATGCTTATGTTGGTAAGAATAGCTAATAATACAAAAAGTTGGTTTCCTGAAAAGTTATCGTGAAATTCTATTCAATTAATAGATTACTGTGGCTGAAACCATTAGGTAATATTCTGTTTAAAAGGGAACTAACTTAATACAATTTTTAATTAACCATCTAAGAGAGCGTCTAACAAGCAAAAGTTAAACACTCTCTTGCCACTTTGTTTTTATAAATTCATTCCTTTTACTTTTTTGGTGGATTGCCGAATTGATGGTTTTAGGTTTTGATAAAGTTTATTGAATTGTTCCTTAAACCAGTCAAAAACATTTTTCCCGTTGATACATTGACCTCTTGTTTCTTCTTCACCATACTTATCTTTTTATTTTGTTACCGATGGCAAATATAGATGTTTTTTTGTTACCCAATAGCATTTAAGTAACAAACTGGTAACAAAATAAAGGAATTTATAGGCAAACACAGGAAAGCAAGCAAAACAAAGGGAACACGATAAACAAAAGACAAATCACTATATTTCAGTTATTTATATTTAATTTTTCAACTCTTTCTTTCTCTTTTTCCACAACTGCCAGCTATTAATAATGTTTTGCCACAGTACATACGATCCCGGCCCCACAGAAGACAGCGGATTCAAATACGTATAAGACATCCAAATGGCAAGAACTGTGTTTTTCTGCCCCAACGCCTGCCCGCCACTGATACGATCATTGTAGTGTCCGCCAATTTTTTTTCCCAGATAGAATTGAACACAGCAGGTTATCAAACCGGCCAAAGCAATCAAGACTTCCACAAAAACCGGAGCGTCGCTATTCGCCAAAGAACGCACAGTCTGCCCAGACACAATGGCAAGCGCCACTGCCCACAAATAGAAAGCGGCATCGTGGAATTCAAGCAAATACCGATGCACCTTTTTGACAAACACCCGCAGAAACCATGCAATAAAAAAAGGCAGAAGCAACAATGGGAACACCTTACTCAATATTTTCAGGAAAGCTGCAAAAAAAGTTATATTGGCATGCGGTTCAACCCAAGGAAACACCAACGGAACAGCCACCGCTGCCAAAAGATTAGACAACAATGTATAGGTAGTAAGGCTTGATGCACTCCCACCCAACTTACCGGTAATAACCGCAGCGGCAGTGGCCGTAGGGCAGATAAGGCATACCATAGCCCCCTCAAAAACTTCCCGATACATCTCCTCCATAGGGCAGCATACCAACAAGGCGGCAACAGCCAGGCACGAAACTGTCTGAAACAGCAACAACCACCCATGCCATGCCTTCGGTTTCAGCTCATGCACCTCCACCTTGCAAAAGGTAAGTAATAATTGTGCAAAAATCAACGTTGGAGTGAGCAGGGCTATCAGCCCGTTCAAACAGGGTTTAACCGGTGCCAACAAAGGAACTCTTGCAAAGAAGAAGTATCCTGCAGTGCCTGCAAGCATTGCTAAAGGCAATGTCCAATTCTTTATGAAACGAAGAAGCATACCTATGTCTACCTATTAATTTTGCGTACAAAGTTACGGATATTATTAACAAGTATGTCCGTCGCGGAAAATAAATAAGGAGAAAGATTTGAATAAGCGGGAGATACAGCAATTTTAGTTCGTTAGGCATTTGTCTAACGAACTATTCGCCACTAACCGCAAACTAAAAGCAAACATAGAAAATCTATAAATTTTGCAAACACTAAGACTAAATCTCCCTAAAAAGAAGCTGTTACAGATAAAACTTGAAAGCAAAGTGTGAGTTTTCTATAAAATTACATTACTTTTGCAGAGCGATAATAGACCTTTGCGCTATCTTTGCGACGATATTTTTAATATGAAACTATACAGACGATACATATTATATATAAATATTTGCTTGGGACTGCTCATTTCACCCTTTTGCAGCAGCAGTGCCGAAGCAAAAGATTTTGTTGTCGTTATTGATGCCGGACATGGCGGGCACGACCCTGGCGCTGTCGGCAAAATCTCCAAAGAAAAGAATATCAACTTAAACGTTGCACTCAAACTCGGCAAACAAATTCAAAAGAACTGTCCAGACGTAAAAGTCGTATATACCCGTACGCGAGATGTTTTTATCCCCTTGGACCGTCGTGCAGAGATAGCCAACAACGCCAAAGCAGACTTGTTCATTTCGATTCACACAAATGCATTGGCTAAGAACCGCACTGCTAAAGGCGCTTCTACATGGACATTAGGTCTTGCCAAATCGGATGCCAACCTCGAAGTCGCCAAACGGGAAAACTCGGTGATTCTCTACGAAAGCGATTATAAGACACGCTATGCGGGGTTCAATCCTAATTCTGCCGAATCGTATATTATTTTCGAATTCATGCAGGATAAGTATATGTCGCAAAGCGTACACCTGGCCTCACTCGTACAAAAGCATTTCCGTAATACTTGCCGCCGGGTGGACCGAGGCGTGCACCAAGCTGGTTTTTTAGTACTGAAAGCCAGCGCCATGCCCAGCATTCTGGTTGAACTGGGTTTCATCTCCACCCCTGAAGAAGAACGTTACCTGAATACAGATGCAGGAACCACAACTCTTGCCAACGGCATTTTTCGCGCTTTCCTTACCTATAAGCGAGAGCAGGAAATCCGTCTGAACGG from the Bacteroides eggerthii genome contains:
- a CDS encoding N-acetylmuramoyl-L-alanine amidase, coding for MKLYRRYILYINICLGLLISPFCSSSAEAKDFVVVIDAGHGGHDPGAVGKISKEKNINLNVALKLGKQIQKNCPDVKVVYTRTRDVFIPLDRRAEIANNAKADLFISIHTNALAKNRTAKGASTWTLGLAKSDANLEVAKRENSVILYESDYKTRYAGFNPNSAESYIIFEFMQDKYMSQSVHLASLVQKHFRNTCRRVDRGVHQAGFLVLKASAMPSILVELGFISTPEEERYLNTDAGTTTLANGIFRAFLTYKREQEIRLNGSSQTILPEDLPEEKDTTPAGTTPNATEKTVRQDSNSTPRRTEKNAVAQTEDNAPVFKIQILTSSRPLAKNDKRLKGLKNVDYYKEGGLYKYTYGASSDYNKVLRTKRSITAQFKDAFIIAFKNGKKVNVNAAINEFKNKKK